A stretch of the Arthrobacter stackebrandtii genome encodes the following:
- a CDS encoding TIGR03084 family metal-binding protein: MVDVADVLADYEGEAQALDGLVAGLPAGDWALATPAPGWSIAHQIGHLAWTDAVVIDAAAAANGQPAAFTSLVAGIASGAATIDGAAAELAALPPAGLLERWRDGRRRMAASLREVAPGAKLPWFGPPMSPASMATARIMETWAHGQDVADALGVVREPTERLRHIAHLAVRTRNFAFKTNQLDVPVEEFRVELEGPGGEIWTWGPEDAAEKVSGTAEEFCLLATRRRHRDDLSLTAVGANAETWLDIVQAFAGPPGEGRKPVNPLNPVNETAAHVAEGTSA; this comes from the coding sequence ATGGTGGATGTGGCGGACGTTCTTGCCGACTACGAGGGCGAAGCACAGGCGCTTGACGGGCTCGTTGCTGGCCTTCCTGCGGGGGACTGGGCGTTGGCAACGCCGGCACCCGGCTGGAGCATTGCCCACCAGATCGGCCACCTTGCCTGGACGGACGCTGTCGTCATCGATGCCGCGGCCGCAGCCAACGGTCAGCCCGCTGCGTTCACCTCACTCGTTGCCGGCATCGCGTCCGGGGCCGCCACGATCGACGGTGCCGCCGCGGAGTTGGCCGCCCTGCCACCGGCCGGGCTGCTGGAACGGTGGCGGGATGGACGACGCCGGATGGCGGCTTCCCTGCGCGAGGTCGCCCCGGGCGCCAAGCTCCCCTGGTTCGGCCCGCCCATGAGCCCGGCCTCGATGGCGACGGCGCGCATCATGGAGACCTGGGCGCACGGGCAGGACGTTGCCGATGCCCTGGGTGTTGTCCGTGAGCCAACGGAGCGGCTGCGGCACATTGCCCACCTGGCCGTGCGCACCCGAAACTTTGCCTTCAAAACCAACCAGTTGGATGTTCCGGTGGAAGAATTCCGGGTTGAACTGGAAGGCCCGGGCGGTGAAATCTGGACCTGGGGCCCCGAAGACGCTGCCGAAAAGGTCAGCGGCACTGCCGAGGAATTCTGCCTGCTTGCCACCCGCCGCCGGCACCGCGACGACCTCTCGCTCACGGCCGTGGGCGCAAATGCGGAGACGTGGCTGGACATTGTGCAGGCCTTCGCCGGACCACCCGGTGAAGGGCGCAAACCCGTCAATCCCCTCAATCCCGTCAACGAAACTGCCGCCCACGTCGCCGAAGGAACCTCCGCATGA
- a CDS encoding acyclic terpene utilization AtuA family protein, giving the protein MSVLRVANASGFYGDRAGAFREMLEGGPVDVITGDYLAELTMLILARDRAKDPETGYAKTFLLEMRDSLALAMDKGVKIVVNAGGLNPAGLAAKLQELAATLDVEAKIAHVHGDDLIDRAEELNLTTRNGKPLSANAYLGGWGIAAALKAGSDIVVTGRVTDASLVVGAAAHHFGWAETDYDQIAGAMAAGHVIECGTQATGGNYAFFDSIKDMRRPGFPIAEIEKDGSSVITKHPGTGGAVTKGTVTAQLVYEITGARYAGPDAILRLDSIDIADDGPDRVRLSGVRGEAPPDTLKVSINALGGFRNEVTFVLTGLDIDKKAALIQSQIGRDVPEGTTWTLARTDREDAATEEEASAMLHCVARGQDPKIVGRAFSNAAVQIGLASYPGFHLTAPPGDAAPYGVYTPGLVRAAEVPHLVTLPDGTTAGVPLNSGTVPSAVALAPVEEPTLPPLPSPSTTARAPLGRVAAARSGDKGGDANVGVWVEREDAWPWLVNTLTVDKLRELLPETRTLEIERHVLPKLHAVNFVIRGLLGEGVASNARFDAQAKALGEWLRARHLDIPEEFL; this is encoded by the coding sequence ATGAGCGTGTTGCGCGTCGCCAACGCCTCCGGGTTCTACGGCGACCGGGCCGGTGCGTTCAGGGAGATGCTGGAGGGAGGCCCGGTGGATGTCATCACCGGCGACTACCTGGCCGAACTGACCATGCTGATCCTGGCCCGCGACCGCGCCAAGGACCCTGAAACCGGCTACGCCAAGACGTTCCTGCTGGAAATGCGCGACAGCCTGGCACTGGCCATGGACAAGGGCGTGAAGATCGTGGTCAACGCCGGCGGACTCAACCCCGCCGGGTTGGCCGCCAAGCTGCAGGAGCTGGCGGCCACCCTCGACGTGGAGGCAAAAATTGCCCACGTCCACGGCGACGACCTCATCGACCGCGCAGAAGAGCTGAACCTGACAACCCGCAACGGAAAACCACTCTCCGCCAATGCTTACCTGGGCGGCTGGGGCATCGCCGCAGCCCTGAAGGCAGGCTCAGACATCGTCGTCACCGGCCGCGTCACGGACGCCTCCCTCGTGGTGGGCGCCGCCGCACACCACTTCGGCTGGGCCGAAACCGACTACGACCAGATCGCCGGCGCCATGGCTGCCGGGCACGTCATCGAATGCGGCACGCAGGCCACGGGCGGAAACTACGCCTTCTTCGACTCGATTAAGGACATGCGCCGCCCCGGCTTCCCCATCGCGGAAATCGAAAAAGACGGTTCCAGCGTGATCACCAAGCACCCCGGCACCGGCGGCGCCGTCACGAAAGGCACCGTCACGGCCCAGCTGGTCTATGAAATCACCGGCGCCCGCTATGCCGGACCCGACGCGATCCTGCGCCTGGACAGCATCGACATTGCAGACGACGGCCCCGACCGCGTCCGCCTCTCCGGCGTGCGCGGGGAAGCCCCGCCGGACACGCTGAAGGTCTCCATCAACGCCCTCGGCGGATTCCGCAACGAGGTCACCTTTGTCCTCACCGGCCTGGACATCGACAAAAAGGCAGCGCTCATCCAAAGCCAAATCGGGCGGGACGTCCCGGAGGGAACCACCTGGACCCTGGCCCGCACCGACCGCGAGGACGCCGCGACGGAGGAGGAGGCCAGCGCCATGCTCCACTGCGTGGCCCGCGGCCAGGACCCCAAGATCGTGGGACGCGCCTTCTCCAACGCCGCCGTCCAGATCGGCCTGGCCAGCTACCCCGGATTCCACCTGACCGCCCCGCCCGGAGACGCAGCACCCTACGGCGTCTACACGCCCGGCTTGGTCCGCGCCGCCGAGGTCCCGCACCTCGTCACGTTGCCCGACGGCACCACGGCGGGAGTCCCGCTGAACAGCGGAACTGTGCCATCCGCCGTCGCCCTTGCCCCTGTGGAGGAACCAACCCTCCCGCCGCTGCCCAGCCCAAGCACGACGGCGCGTGCCCCGCTTGGGCGCGTTGCGGCGGCCCGCAGCGGTGACAAGGGCGGCGACGCGAATGTGGGCGTATGGGTGGAGCGCGAAGACGCCTGGCCGTGGCTCGTGAACACCCTCACGGTGGACAAGCTTAGGGAGCTGCTGCCGGAAACCCGCACGCTGGAAATTGAACGGCATGTGCTGCCCAAGCTGCACGCCGTGAACTTTGTCATCCGAGGCCTGCTCGGTGAAGGCGTGGCGTCCAACGCCCGCTTTGACGCGCAGGCAAAGGCCCTGGGCGAATGGCTCCGTGCCCGCCACCTCGACATTCCGGAGGAATTCCTGTGA
- a CDS encoding TetR/AcrR family transcriptional regulator — protein sequence MSRTVIEPQQDRSRATRERLLESAVTLLSETGWNNTTVTTVATHAGVSRGAAQHHFPTRDDLFTAAIEHMTVARVNEAKATLAAHGDGPVPVREVLESIVGLYTGPLFRAALQVWNAAAVDPVVREHVIPLEQVVAREAFRLASTLLKINRDNPRLRAIVAATLDLGRGLGLANILTDDAGRRTWVLDAWCVELESIIAAESPTP from the coding sequence GTGAGCAGAACAGTCATCGAACCCCAGCAGGACCGCAGCCGTGCCACGCGGGAACGGCTGTTGGAAAGTGCCGTCACGCTGCTGTCGGAGACCGGCTGGAACAACACCACTGTCACCACCGTGGCCACCCACGCAGGAGTGTCGCGCGGCGCCGCACAGCACCACTTCCCCACCCGCGACGACCTCTTCACGGCCGCCATAGAGCACATGACCGTGGCCCGCGTGAATGAAGCCAAGGCCACTCTCGCCGCCCACGGCGACGGCCCCGTCCCGGTGCGCGAAGTGCTGGAATCCATCGTCGGCCTGTATACCGGCCCGCTGTTTCGGGCGGCGCTGCAGGTGTGGAACGCCGCCGCCGTTGACCCCGTGGTGCGCGAGCACGTCATCCCGCTGGAGCAGGTGGTGGCCAGGGAGGCGTTCCGGCTCGCCTCGACGCTGCTGAAAATCAACCGGGACAATCCGCGGCTGCGTGCGATCGTCGCCGCAACCCTTGACCTTGGCCGCGGGCTCGGACTTGCCAACATCCTCACAGACGACGCCGGCCGCCGCACTTGGGTGCTCGACGCCTGGTGCGTCGAGCTGGAGTCCATCATCGCTGCGGAATCCCCCACCCCTTAG
- a CDS encoding AI-2E family transporter gives MNAAATNPQQEPGTGSSGTRVLMSLMAAVVVLIGISRISSIVGPVFLALVLTICVHPVKQRLMARGVPSVLAGLATILSVYAMVAALVAALWVSAVQLTRLLPQYTPQIAVLRSDLRVFLHDTLGIGDDQVRAIVDSIDLQFLFDTVFNLLGSAMNIGSGVIFLLLLVMFMGIDATYYPTIMAVVKEKRAPVVDALANFAKLSRSFMVMTTVFGAIVATLNLILLVVLDVPGAGLWALLSFVCGFIPFIGFWISLVPAAIMALLAGGLPTFIGVVAFYGVINSLIQSVIQPKFVSGTVNLNMTLTFLSVIFWSALLGPLGALMAVPLSLFARAILVDSHPQSAWLKPFIGDIGESKAMLADQRAKAKAAKPARAAKD, from the coding sequence ATGAACGCAGCAGCGACCAACCCTCAACAAGAGCCGGGCACCGGATCCTCAGGGACCAGGGTGCTGATGAGCCTCATGGCGGCCGTTGTTGTCCTGATCGGCATCAGCCGCATTTCTTCCATCGTGGGGCCGGTGTTCCTGGCCCTTGTCCTGACGATTTGCGTCCACCCCGTCAAGCAGCGGCTCATGGCCCGCGGAGTTCCATCCGTCCTGGCCGGGCTGGCCACCATCCTCTCCGTCTATGCCATGGTCGCCGCGTTGGTCGCCGCGCTGTGGGTCTCCGCCGTCCAGCTCACACGGCTTCTGCCGCAATACACTCCGCAGATAGCCGTGCTGCGCTCCGACCTGCGCGTGTTCCTGCACGACACCCTGGGCATCGGAGATGACCAGGTCCGCGCCATCGTGGATTCAATCGACCTGCAGTTCCTGTTCGACACCGTCTTCAACTTGCTCGGCAGCGCCATGAACATCGGCTCGGGCGTCATTTTCCTGCTGCTGCTGGTCATGTTCATGGGGATCGACGCCACGTACTACCCCACGATCATGGCGGTCGTGAAGGAAAAGCGTGCACCTGTCGTTGATGCCCTGGCCAACTTCGCCAAGCTGTCCCGCTCCTTCATGGTCATGACCACGGTCTTTGGCGCCATCGTGGCCACGCTGAACCTCATCCTGCTGGTGGTCCTGGACGTCCCCGGCGCCGGGCTGTGGGCGTTGTTGTCCTTCGTGTGCGGTTTCATTCCGTTCATCGGCTTTTGGATTTCGCTGGTCCCGGCCGCCATCATGGCCCTGCTCGCCGGCGGACTGCCCACCTTCATCGGCGTCGTGGCCTTCTACGGCGTCATCAATTCCCTGATCCAGTCGGTCATCCAGCCCAAGTTCGTCTCCGGCACGGTCAACCTGAACATGACGTTGACGTTCCTCTCCGTCATTTTCTGGTCGGCGCTGCTGGGCCCGCTTGGCGCCCTCATGGCCGTGCCGCTGTCACTGTTCGCCCGGGCCATCCTGGTTGACTCCCACCCGCAGTCCGCCTGGCTCAAGCCGTTCATTGGCGACATCGGCGAATCCAAGGCCATGCTCGCGGATCAACGCGCGAAAGCCAAGGCCGCCAAACCCGCCAGGGCCGCAAAGGACTGA
- a CDS encoding acyl-CoA carboxylase subunit beta, with protein sequence MTALRTTIDPHSAEFTANKAAMEEKLAELDGEYAKVLASGGEKAVERHRRRGKLLARERVEMLVDRDSPFLELSALAAWGTKFHVGGSAVSGIGVVEGVECMIIAHEPTVKGGTSNPYTTKKIFRALDIARENRLPVISLVESGGADLPTQSEIFIPGGKLFRDLTRLSAAGIPTIALVFGNSTAGGAYVPGMSDHIVMIKERSKVFLAGPPLVKMATGEESDDESLGGADMHARVSGLADYYALDEMDALRIGRRIVARLNWVKKGAAPAPTVEPRFDEEELLGIVPSDLKVPFDPREVIGRVVDGSDFDEFKSLYGSSLVTGWARIHGHPVGILANARGVLFSQEAQKAAQFIQLANASNTPLLFLHNTTGYMVGKEYEQAGIIKHGSMMINAVSNSTVPHLSVLMGASFGAGHYGMCGRAFDPRFLFSWPSARSSVMGAAQLAGVMSIVGRAAAASTGRDFDEDADAMMRAAVEAQIEAESLPTFLSGKLYDDGIIDPRDTRTVLGMALSAIATTPIKGAEGFGVFRM encoded by the coding sequence GTGACAGCATTGCGCACCACGATCGACCCGCACAGCGCGGAATTCACCGCCAACAAGGCTGCCATGGAGGAGAAGCTGGCCGAACTGGACGGCGAATACGCCAAGGTCCTGGCCAGCGGCGGCGAGAAGGCGGTGGAGCGGCACCGCAGGCGCGGCAAGCTGCTGGCCCGGGAACGGGTGGAAATGCTCGTGGACCGCGACTCCCCGTTCCTGGAACTCTCGGCACTGGCGGCCTGGGGCACCAAGTTCCATGTGGGTGGCAGCGCCGTGAGCGGCATCGGGGTGGTGGAAGGCGTGGAATGCATGATCATCGCGCACGAACCCACCGTCAAGGGCGGCACCTCCAACCCGTACACCACCAAGAAGATCTTCCGCGCCCTGGACATCGCCCGCGAAAACCGGCTGCCCGTCATCTCGCTCGTGGAATCCGGCGGCGCCGACCTTCCCACGCAGAGCGAGATCTTCATCCCCGGCGGCAAGCTGTTCCGCGACCTGACCAGGCTCTCCGCCGCCGGCATCCCCACGATTGCGCTCGTGTTTGGCAACTCCACGGCCGGCGGTGCCTATGTCCCGGGCATGAGCGACCACATCGTCATGATCAAGGAACGCTCCAAGGTGTTTTTGGCCGGCCCGCCGCTGGTGAAGATGGCCACGGGGGAGGAGTCCGACGACGAATCCCTGGGCGGTGCCGACATGCACGCCCGCGTCTCCGGCCTGGCCGACTACTACGCGCTCGACGAGATGGACGCCCTGCGGATCGGCCGCCGGATCGTGGCCCGGCTCAACTGGGTTAAAAAGGGTGCCGCCCCCGCGCCCACTGTAGAGCCCCGATTCGACGAGGAGGAGCTCCTGGGCATTGTCCCGAGCGACCTCAAGGTCCCCTTCGACCCCCGCGAGGTCATCGGCCGCGTGGTGGACGGCAGCGACTTCGATGAGTTCAAGTCCCTGTACGGCAGCTCCCTGGTCACCGGCTGGGCCCGCATCCACGGCCACCCCGTGGGCATCCTGGCCAACGCCCGCGGCGTGCTGTTCTCCCAGGAGGCGCAAAAGGCCGCCCAGTTCATCCAGCTCGCCAACGCCTCCAACACCCCGCTGCTGTTCCTGCACAACACCACCGGCTACATGGTGGGCAAGGAATACGAGCAGGCAGGCATCATCAAGCACGGCTCCATGATGATCAACGCCGTCTCCAACTCCACCGTCCCGCACCTCTCCGTTCTCATGGGCGCCTCCTTCGGCGCCGGCCACTACGGCATGTGCGGGCGCGCCTTCGATCCCCGCTTCCTGTTCTCCTGGCCCTCCGCCCGCTCCTCCGTCATGGGGGCAGCGCAGCTGGCCGGCGTCATGTCGATCGTGGGACGGGCCGCCGCGGCGTCTACCGGGCGCGATTTCGACGAGGACGCCGACGCCATGATGCGCGCCGCCGTCGAGGCCCAAATCGAGGCCGAATCGCTGCCCACCTTCCTCTCCGGAAAGCTCTACGACGACGGCATCATCGACCCCCGAGACACCCGCACCGTGCTGGGAATGGCGCTCTCCGCCATCGCCACCACCCCGATCAAGGGCGCCGAAGGCTTCGGCGTCTTCCGGATGTGA
- a CDS encoding AbgT family transporter, with the protein MSAGGGKNTAKKDKSANVKDSGSSPESGRFLNAIERLGNRIPNPTIMFVYLIGLVAVLSAILSWANVKVTDTVMTPVPTEQLQHLNDAFGGTLVPFDTSTGQAVSLPDYTVSEQTFAVHNLLSADGIQVFFSSFVDNFAAFSVVAVVLVAMAGVGVAEHAGLMAALIRKIVNIAPRWSLAFILIFVGVLSSVASDAGYLILIPLSAAAFLSVGRHPLAGMAAAFAGVGAIFGVNLLITPSDSMMTEITNEALGNIGAAPLSVTANFYFSIVASIVLTLVAVLVTTRIVEPRLGKYEMSDPLATNSDEEFDAAAEARGLKFALWSFVAVAAVILAISLPPGAPLRDTETGQLIGATPFMASLIFIISLAFLVCGIFYGMGAKTLRGGDEVVGAIAKTFGSLGGLLIMFLMISQFIALFNWTNLPTVAAVEAAQLLEQASIPPVLLLIAFILVIFILDIILPGLVPKWAIFAPIFLPIFASLDVAPQTLLAAYRVGDSPMNVLTPLMVYLPFIVTIAQRYKKDAGIGTVIALMIPYAMWILVAWTALFTAWFLLGIPWGPGAPVSM; encoded by the coding sequence GTGTCAGCAGGTGGGGGAAAGAACACGGCCAAGAAGGACAAATCGGCCAACGTCAAAGATTCAGGCAGCAGCCCCGAATCCGGCCGTTTTCTCAATGCAATTGAACGTTTGGGCAATCGAATACCGAACCCAACCATCATGTTCGTCTACCTGATAGGACTCGTCGCTGTCCTGTCGGCCATCTTGTCATGGGCCAACGTCAAGGTCACCGACACAGTAATGACGCCGGTCCCGACAGAACAGCTCCAGCATCTCAACGACGCCTTCGGCGGCACGCTCGTGCCGTTTGACACCTCAACCGGCCAAGCAGTCAGCCTTCCGGACTATACGGTGAGCGAACAAACATTCGCCGTCCACAACCTGCTCTCAGCCGACGGTATTCAGGTCTTCTTCTCTTCGTTCGTGGACAACTTTGCGGCGTTCAGTGTGGTCGCGGTCGTACTGGTCGCCATGGCAGGTGTTGGCGTAGCCGAACATGCCGGACTGATGGCCGCCCTGATTCGAAAAATCGTCAATATTGCCCCGCGCTGGTCACTGGCTTTCATCCTGATCTTCGTCGGTGTGCTGTCTTCGGTTGCCTCCGATGCCGGGTATTTGATCTTGATCCCGCTCTCAGCTGCAGCGTTCCTTTCTGTCGGCAGACACCCGCTGGCCGGCATGGCGGCAGCTTTCGCAGGTGTGGGCGCCATATTCGGTGTCAACCTGCTCATCACACCGTCCGACTCCATGATGACGGAGATCACCAATGAAGCGCTCGGGAACATTGGCGCGGCACCTCTCTCAGTCACAGCCAACTTCTACTTCAGCATCGTCGCGTCGATCGTCCTGACACTTGTGGCTGTTTTGGTCACCACAAGAATCGTGGAGCCGCGCCTTGGCAAGTATGAGATGTCTGATCCCCTGGCGACTAACTCGGACGAGGAATTTGATGCGGCGGCTGAGGCCCGTGGCCTGAAATTCGCCCTCTGGTCCTTCGTCGCGGTGGCGGCCGTCATCCTCGCCATCTCCCTGCCGCCGGGCGCTCCCTTGCGCGACACGGAAACTGGTCAGCTGATCGGGGCCACACCGTTCATGGCAAGCCTGATCTTCATCATCTCGCTGGCATTCCTCGTCTGCGGCATTTTCTACGGCATGGGCGCAAAGACCCTGCGTGGCGGTGACGAAGTGGTCGGGGCAATTGCCAAGACGTTCGGCAGCCTCGGCGGGCTGCTCATCATGTTCCTGATGATCTCGCAGTTCATCGCCCTCTTCAACTGGACCAACCTGCCCACGGTCGCCGCCGTTGAAGCGGCCCAACTCCTCGAACAGGCCAGTATTCCTCCGGTGCTGTTGTTGATCGCCTTCATCCTGGTGATATTCATACTGGACATCATCCTGCCGGGGTTGGTGCCAAAGTGGGCCATCTTCGCCCCCATTTTCCTGCCAATTTTCGCCTCACTCGACGTCGCGCCGCAGACATTGTTGGCCGCCTACCGGGTTGGCGACTCGCCCATGAACGTGCTCACGCCCCTCATGGTCTACCTGCCCTTCATCGTGACAATCGCCCAGCGATACAAGAAGGACGCCGGGATCGGCACCGTGATTGCCCTGATGATTCCCTACGCCATGTGGATCCTGGTCGCTTGGACTGCGCTCTTCACAGCGTGGTTCCTGCTGGGCATCCCCTGGGGCCCCGGCGCACCTGTCTCCATGTGA
- a CDS encoding leucyl aminopeptidase, with protein MTPTANVIPTHTAPFTVHVISSDSPDVDAIGVPVLTGLPAHESIGFDAEALSRAGFTAKIGSVLTLPKVPVTVVATGVGDAGSLDAAGLRNAAAAFALATSTSRRLAFQLGGLTTVAAGAAAAAVVEGIMLARYRFDLRTTPAASVPVEEILLVVDSADAAAAQAGADRGRVTARAAMLARDLATAPAGMLTATRMAEVAVSLSAEFDFDVEVFDKEALVELGCGGLLGVNKGSVEPPRMIVMRYRPTGKSTGHLALVGKGIMYDSGGISLKPGDLSHSQMKNDMTGAADILGAMTTLATLGCPAQVTAFLMCTDNMPSGSAMQLGDVLVTRGGKTVEVLNTDAEGRLVMSDALVLAVEAGADAIVDIATLTGACLRTFGTEIAGLMGNNEGILAQVEAAAAATDEPVWRLPLPPGLRAELDSDIADIKNIGGVNAGSITAGLFLQEFVAGKPWAHIDIAGTAQAPASSRWIPRGPTAFGTRLLAELALGFRAPTAG; from the coding sequence ATGACCCCCACAGCCAACGTCATTCCCACCCATACAGCACCATTCACGGTCCACGTGATCAGCAGCGATTCCCCGGACGTCGACGCCATTGGCGTTCCGGTGCTGACCGGGCTGCCTGCCCACGAATCCATCGGTTTTGACGCTGAGGCCCTGTCACGGGCGGGCTTCACCGCCAAGATCGGCTCCGTCCTCACACTGCCCAAAGTGCCTGTCACGGTAGTCGCCACCGGTGTCGGCGACGCCGGTTCCCTCGATGCGGCCGGGCTGCGCAACGCGGCTGCCGCCTTTGCCTTGGCCACCTCAACCTCACGGCGGCTGGCATTTCAGCTGGGAGGCCTGACCACAGTGGCTGCGGGAGCGGCTGCGGCCGCTGTTGTCGAAGGAATCATGCTGGCCCGCTACCGCTTTGACCTGCGGACCACACCCGCGGCGAGTGTTCCTGTCGAGGAAATTCTGCTCGTCGTCGACAGCGCTGACGCCGCCGCCGCTCAGGCGGGGGCGGACCGCGGCCGAGTTACGGCACGCGCCGCCATGCTGGCACGCGACCTGGCCACAGCCCCGGCCGGGATGCTGACGGCAACCCGGATGGCGGAAGTCGCCGTGTCCCTTAGTGCGGAATTCGACTTTGATGTTGAGGTTTTCGACAAGGAAGCATTGGTGGAGCTAGGCTGCGGCGGGCTGCTGGGCGTGAACAAGGGCTCGGTGGAGCCGCCACGCATGATCGTGATGCGCTACCGGCCCACCGGCAAATCAACCGGGCATCTGGCACTCGTGGGCAAGGGCATCATGTACGACTCCGGCGGCATCAGCCTCAAGCCCGGGGACCTCTCGCACTCCCAGATGAAAAACGACATGACGGGTGCTGCCGATATTCTCGGGGCGATGACGACGCTCGCCACCCTCGGCTGCCCTGCCCAGGTCACGGCATTCCTCATGTGCACGGACAACATGCCTTCCGGATCCGCCATGCAGCTCGGTGACGTGTTGGTCACCCGCGGCGGCAAGACCGTCGAGGTGCTAAACACCGACGCCGAGGGCCGACTGGTCATGTCGGATGCGCTCGTGCTGGCAGTCGAGGCAGGGGCGGACGCCATCGTGGACATTGCCACGCTGACGGGAGCCTGCCTGCGCACCTTCGGTACGGAAATTGCCGGTCTGATGGGCAACAACGAAGGCATTCTGGCACAGGTTGAGGCCGCCGCCGCGGCCACAGACGAACCCGTGTGGCGCCTGCCGCTGCCGCCGGGCCTGCGCGCCGAGCTCGACTCGGACATTGCCGACATCAAAAACATTGGCGGCGTGAACGCCGGATCCATCACTGCAGGGCTTTTCCTGCAGGAATTTGTCGCGGGAAAGCCATGGGCCCACATCGATATCGCCGGGACGGCACAGGCGCCGGCGTCCAGCAGGTGGATTCCGCGCGGCCCCACGGCCTTCGGCACCCGGCTGCTGGCGGAACTGGCTCTCGGGTTCCGCGCCCCCACCGCCGGCTGA